A genomic stretch from Pseudoliparis swirei isolate HS2019 ecotype Mariana Trench chromosome 18, NWPU_hadal_v1, whole genome shotgun sequence includes:
- the LOC130208388 gene encoding uncharacterized protein LOC130208388, producing the protein MSRHVFYPGRMAVSFRKGPRGFLRQDPSDAAKVLKDNPSLQDKSAAVREELVRQNALTVVRQRGGDPSDTTEVSGDYILQFGKYKGKSFRWLLENDIGYTIYLIRNQQGEEAAGVFMAAGHNKDSLLSFINYSLMFREIQSLLNYEEHKPVMTAAASEDDQLVGFGTCAYSTWREVWESREDGYASFILKKKNCTAGTKMHKLQLYLKKKLQPPTVTPLMSHTSPVMSHASHAPAEAIVMDEDEELERMMLSISPSKQHVQSSVSASSSSSSSARLRERGL; encoded by the exons ATGAGCAGACATGTGTTTTACCCTGGGAGAATGGCAGTTTCATTCCGTAAGGGACCACGGGGATTTCTCCGCCAGGATCCGAGCGATGCAGCCAAAGTCCTGAAAGACAACCCGTCTCTGCAGGACAAGTCTGCAGCTGTCAGGGAGGAGCTGGTCAGGCAGAACGCACTGACTGTGGtccgccagagaggaggagaccctTCAGATACAACCGAGGTGTCTGGAGATTACATCCTGCAGTTTGGGAAGTACAAGGGGAAGTCCTTCCGCTGGCTTCTGGAGAATGACATTGGATACACCATCTACCTCATCAGGAACCAGCAAGgagaggaagctgcaggagTGTTCATGGCAGCGGGGCACAACAAGGACAGCCTCCTGTCCTTTATCAACTATTCCCTCATGTTTCGAGAAATCCAGTCTCTCCTCAACTATGAGGAACACAAGCCAGTtatgacagcagcagcatcggAGGATGACCAGTTGGTGGGTTTTGGGACTTGTGCCTACAGCACCTGGCGAGAGGTCTGGGAGAGCAGGGAGGACGGCTATGCATCCTtcatcctgaagaagaagaactgcacTGCAGGCACAAAGATGCATAAGCTACAACTCTACCTcaagaagaagctgcagccaCCCACTGTcacccctctgatgtcacacacctcacctgtgatgtcacacgcctcacatGCTCCTGCTGAAGCCATTG tgatggatgaagatgaagagctggagaggatgATGCTGAGCATCTCTCCTTCAAAGCAACATGTGCAGAGCT ctgtttctgcatcttcgtcatcctcctcatctgccaGACTACGAGAAAGAGGTCTTTAA